A single genomic interval of Deltaproteobacteria bacterium harbors:
- a CDS encoding isochorismatase family protein yields the protein MNRPLRENLELVEEQGAEWVQCAACGHRLCAVGQDWRMACVTRLLPPVRMGPFHKIMEGRALLEERYCPGCGVSLDATVIINEERPAQRAAPNRVKPEPVALEARGTAVVVLDLNTKADTASQPAQPLIRPARAFLDRARAASVPVVFTVVVWEKGTPDGAVAAALARQDEEPVLYPNGYDKFLGGELRGLLEAWGTDTLVFLGGAANFALLYTATTAARAHGYSVVVPMDGIYAHSDYEMEYTLHQFTVLPRVAGRFRFSRLAAIEFR from the coding sequence GCCGCTACGGGAAAACCTCGAACTGGTGGAGGAGCAGGGCGCGGAGTGGGTGCAATGCGCCGCTTGCGGCCACCGGCTGTGCGCCGTCGGCCAAGACTGGCGGATGGCCTGCGTGACCCGCCTGCTGCCGCCCGTGCGCATGGGACCGTTCCACAAGATCATGGAGGGGCGCGCGCTCCTCGAGGAGCGCTATTGTCCCGGCTGCGGGGTGTCGCTGGACGCCACGGTGATCATCAACGAGGAGCGTCCGGCGCAACGGGCCGCGCCCAACCGGGTCAAGCCGGAGCCCGTGGCGCTTGAGGCGCGCGGCACGGCGGTGGTGGTGCTCGACCTCAACACCAAGGCGGATACCGCGTCCCAGCCGGCGCAGCCGCTGATCCGTCCGGCCCGCGCCTTTCTCGACAGGGCTCGGGCGGCGTCCGTGCCGGTGGTGTTCACGGTGGTGGTGTGGGAGAAGGGCACGCCGGACGGCGCGGTGGCCGCCGCCCTGGCCCGGCAAGACGAGGAACCGGTGCTCTATCCCAACGGCTACGACAAGTTTCTCGGCGGCGAGTTGCGGGGGCTGTTGGAGGCATGGGGAACGGACACGCTGGTGTTCCTGGGCGGTGCGGCCAACTTCGCGCTGCTCTACACCGCCACGACCGCCGCGCGCGCCCACGGCTACTCGGTGGTAGTGCCCATGGACGGGATCTACGCCCATTCCGACTACGAGATGGAGTACACGCTGCACCAGTTCACGGTCCTGCCGCGGGTCGCCGGCCGGTTCCGGTTCTCGAGGCTCGCCGCCATCGAGTTCCGGTAG